A stretch of Equus caballus isolate H_3958 breed thoroughbred chromosome 11, TB-T2T, whole genome shotgun sequence DNA encodes these proteins:
- the CDK5R1 gene encoding cyclin-dependent kinase 5 activator 1, with the protein MGTVLSLSPSYRKATLFEDGAATVGHYTAVQNSKNAKDKNLKRHSLISVLPWKRIVAVSAKKKNSKKVQPNSSYQSNITHLNNENLKKSLSCANLSTFAQPPPAQPPAPPASQLSGSQTGVSSSVKKAPHPAVTSAGTPKRVIVQASTSELLRCLGEFLCRRCYRLKHLSPTDPVLWLRSVDRSLLLQGWQDQGFITPANVVFLYMLCRDVISSEVGSDHELQAVLLTCLYLSYSYMGNEISYPLKPFLVESCKEAFWDRCLSVINLMSSKMLQINADPHYFTQVFSDLKNESGQEDKKRLLLGLDR; encoded by the coding sequence ATGGGCACGGTGCTGTCCCTGTCCCCCAGCTACCGGAAGGCCACGCTCTTTGAGGATGGCGCGGCCACGGTGGGCCACTACACGGCCGTGCAGAACAGCAAGAACGCCAAGGACAAGAACCTGAAGCGACACTCCCTCATCTCCGTGCTGCCTTGGAAGAGGATCGTGGCCGTGTCGGCCAAGAAGAAGAACTCCAAGAAGGTGCAGCCCAACAGCAGCTACCAGAGCAACATCACGCACCTCAACAATGAGAACCTGAAGAAGTCGCTGTCGTGCGCCAACCTGTCCACGTTCGCCCAGCCCCCACCGGCCCAGCCGCCCGCACCCCCTGCCAGCCAGCTCTCGGGCTCCCAGACCGGGGTCTCTTCTTCCGTCAAGAAGGCCCCGCACCCTGCTGTCACCTCCGCAGGGACGCCCAAACGGGTCATCGTCCAGGCGTCCACCAGCGAGCTGCTGCGCTGTCTGGGCGAGTTTCTCTGCCGCCGGTGCTACCGCCTGAAGCACCTCTCCCCCACGGACCCTGTGCTCTGGCTGCGCAGCGTGGACCGCTCGCTGCTTCTGCAGGGCTGGCAGGACCAGGGCTTCATCACGCCGGCCAACGTGGTCTTCCTCTACATGCTCTGCAGGGATGTCATCTCCTCTGAGGTGGGCTCCGACCACGAGCTCCAGGCTGTCCTGCTGACCTGCCTGTACCTCTCCTACTCCTACATGGGCAACGAGATCTCCTACCCGCTCAAGCCCTTCCTGGTGGAGAGCTGCAAGGAGGCCTTTTGGGACCGCTGCCTCTCCGTCATCAACCTCATGAGCTCCAAGATGCTGCAGATCAATGCCGACCCACACTACTTCACACAGGTGTTCTCCGACCTGAAGAACGAGAGTGGCCAGGAGGACAAGAAGCGGCTCCTTCTAGGACTCGATCGGTGA